In Insulibacter thermoxylanivorax, a genomic segment contains:
- a CDS encoding IS3 family transposase, producing MNRDFTAEKLNEKWLADVTELKYGNNEKMYLSAILDLKDNSIVSFAIGRRNNKRLVFDTFDLAVARYPDARPIFHSDRGFQYSSKEFKVRLDKAGMTQSMSRVGRCLDNGPMEAFWGTLKSEMYYLNEYHDYESLAKAIEQYIHFYNYERRQKRLSKLAPMSYRRQLLENIA from the coding sequence TTGAATCGAGATTTTACGGCAGAGAAACTGAATGAGAAATGGCTGGCTGATGTGACAGAACTCAAGTACGGCAACAACGAAAAAATGTATCTGAGCGCCATTTTGGATCTCAAGGATAACAGCATCGTTTCATTCGCCATAGGCAGGAGAAACAACAAGCGTCTCGTATTCGACACCTTTGACCTCGCCGTAGCCAGATACCCTGATGCACGTCCGATCTTTCATAGTGACAGGGGATTCCAATATTCAAGCAAGGAGTTTAAGGTGAGATTGGACAAGGCGGGGATGACACAAAGCATGTCACGAGTTGGGCGGTGCCTGGATAACGGCCCAATGGAAGCCTTCTGGGGAACCCTAAAAAGTGAGATGTATTACCTAAACGAATACCATGATTATGAAAGTCTTGCCAAAGCGATTGAACAGTACATACATTTCTACAATTACGAACGAAGGCAGAAGAGGTTAAGCAAGCTTGCTCCAATGAGCTATCGTCGTCAGTTACTTGAAAATATTGCATAA
- a CDS encoding helix-turn-helix domain-containing protein, whose product MGKTRKEFSFNEKLEAVEKYLRGEGSLISIAHEYGVHHNALHQWIANYEAMGPSVLLPTRQKKRYPVALRIAAVEAYLRGEGSLRELCMKFKIRSRTQLINWIKLYNNGHIDQWEKKSQRRRIRMTKGRATTF is encoded by the coding sequence ATGGGAAAAACAAGGAAAGAATTCAGTTTCAACGAGAAGCTCGAAGCCGTCGAGAAGTATTTGCGAGGAGAAGGAAGTCTGATAAGCATTGCTCATGAATATGGCGTTCACCATAATGCACTACATCAGTGGATCGCCAACTATGAAGCCATGGGGCCATCAGTGCTACTCCCCACTAGGCAGAAGAAACGTTATCCTGTAGCATTAAGAATCGCTGCGGTGGAAGCGTATCTTCGTGGCGAAGGAAGCCTGAGAGAACTATGCATGAAGTTTAAGATCCGCAGCCGGACACAACTCATCAACTGGATTAAGTTGTATAATAATGGTCATATAGATCAGTGGGAAAAGAAAAGCCAAAGGAGAAGGATCCGTATGACCAAAGGGCGTGCAACCACATTTTGA
- a CDS encoding GIY-YIG nuclease family protein, which produces MGCYKVGPGKAINPGIMPADFPAPEMFEGPYYYFDLQKAELLSDLENRLIIDWGRAAISWHQWATNDKEVLAIQTSPRYAFNGFENVILSYGELKEIVSDPTLYENWHTALSSVYAIYLITDRTNGKLYVGSAYGTGGLLGRWSHYVHKPHGDNKGIKAVLDSSPDQFHHFQFSILQILPKNITTEEVINIEPKFRK; this is translated from the coding sequence ATGGGGTGCTATAAAGTTGGTCCAGGGAAAGCGATCAATCCAGGCATAATGCCTGCGGACTTCCCGGCACCTGAAATGTTCGAGGGGCCATACTACTACTTTGACTTGCAGAAAGCTGAGCTGCTCAGCGATCTGGAAAACAGACTGATCATCGACTGGGGAAGAGCAGCGATCTCATGGCATCAATGGGCCACCAATGACAAGGAAGTCCTAGCTATACAGACCAGTCCCAGGTACGCATTCAACGGTTTCGAGAATGTGATATTAAGTTATGGTGAACTGAAAGAGATCGTATCGGATCCAACTCTATATGAAAATTGGCATACGGCATTGTCATCGGTATATGCCATATACTTAATTACAGATCGAACGAATGGGAAGCTGTATGTTGGTTCGGCTTATGGAACTGGAGGCTTGCTGGGCAGATGGAGTCATTATGTTCATAAACCGCATGGTGACAATAAAGGCATAAAGGCTGTCTTGGACTCGTCACCTGATCAATTTCATCACTTCCAGTTCAGTATCCTGCAGATTCTGCCTAAGAATATTACCACTGAAGAAGTGATAAATATTGAACCTAAATTTCGAAAGTAA